A window from Acropora muricata isolate sample 2 unplaced genomic scaffold, ASM3666990v1 scaffold_757, whole genome shotgun sequence encodes these proteins:
- the LOC136908273 gene encoding tyrosine-protein kinase Src42A-like has product MVFLASRGVIHRDLAARNVLLDRNCVCKVADFGLYYHNFKYGHGNAKKGCVPVKWTAPEVLYGNIAKLSSKSDVWSFGVVLYEIFTMGGIPYPGWSEARTIAEVQRGYRMPKPPHIGSSLYHLMTICWHEDPIFRPEFIHLRKRLLEFIEKELYFALMDQSKYDGSKYSDVEDIVAAVKPLSRNKWSSLKHGEFN; this is encoded by the exons ATGGTGTTCTTAGCATCCAGAGGG GTTATCCATCGTGACTTGGCCGCACGCAATGTCCTTCTCGATAGAAACTGTGTGTGCAAGGTGGCGGATTTTGGCCTTTATTACCATAATTTTAAATATGGACATGGCAATGCCAAAAAG GGCTGCgtgccagtgaagtggacagcacCCGAGGTTCTCTATGGGAATATTGCAAAACTCTCCAGCAAAAGTGATGT GTGGTCCTTTGGAGTCGTTCTTTATGAGATATTTACCATgg GAGGCATTCCATACCCGGGCTGGTCAGAAGCCAGGACAATAGCAGAAGTGCAGAGGGGTTATCGCATGCCGAAGCCCCCACACATCGGCAGCAGTCT aTACCATTTGATGACCATTTGCTGGCACGAAGACCCTATTTTTCGCCCAGAATTTATTCATCTTCGCAAAAGATTGCTCGAATTTATCGAAAAGGAG TTATACTTTGCGCTGATGGACCAGTCGAAGTACGATGGATCCAAATACTCAGACGTTGAAGACATTGTTGCAGCTGTTAAGCCCCTTTCAAGAAACAAATGGTCAAGTCTCAAGCATGGAGAATTCAACTAG